One part of the Pseudomonas sp. MYb118 genome encodes these proteins:
- a CDS encoding flavin monoamine oxidase family protein has translation MNKNNRHPADGKKPVTIFGPDFPFAFDDWVEHPAGLGSIPAHNHGAEVAIVGAGIAGLVAAYELMKLGLKPVVYEASKMGGRLRSQAFNGTDGIVAELGGMRFPVSSTAFYHYVDKLGLETKPFPNPLTPASGSTVIDLEGKTHYAQKLADLPALFQEVADAWADALEAGAQFADIQQAIRDRDVPRLKELWNTLVPLWDDRTFYDFVATSKAFAKLSFHHREVFGQVGFGTGGWDSDFPNSMLEIFRVVMTNCDDHQHLVVGGVEQVPQGIWRHVPERCVHWPQGTSLKSLHRGAPRSGVKKIAHAANGRFAVTDNNGDTREYAAVLTTCQSWLLTTQIECDETLFSQKMWMALDRTRYMQSSKTFVMVDRPFWKDKDPETGRDLMSMTLTDRLTRGTYLFDNGDDKPGVICLSYSWMSDALKMLPHPVEKRVKLALDALKKIYPKVDIAARIIGDPITVSWEADPHFLGAFKGALPGHYRYNQRMYAHFMQDEMPAEQRGIFIAGDDVSWTPAWVEGAVQTSLNAVWGIMKHFGGETHAENPGPGDVFNEIGPIALPE, from the coding sequence ATGAACAAGAACAATCGCCACCCCGCAGACGGTAAGAAACCAGTCACCATTTTCGGCCCGGACTTTCCGTTCGCCTTCGACGACTGGGTCGAACACCCGGCGGGTCTGGGCAGTATTCCTGCGCACAACCACGGTGCCGAAGTGGCGATCGTCGGCGCGGGCATCGCCGGCCTGGTGGCGGCTTATGAGCTGATGAAGCTGGGCCTCAAACCGGTTGTCTACGAAGCCTCGAAAATGGGCGGGCGCCTGCGTTCCCAAGCGTTCAACGGCACCGATGGCATCGTTGCCGAACTCGGCGGCATGCGTTTTCCTGTGTCGTCCACCGCGTTCTATCACTACGTGGACAAGCTGGGCCTTGAGACCAAGCCCTTCCCCAACCCGCTGACGCCCGCCTCCGGCAGTACCGTGATCGACCTGGAAGGCAAAACCCACTACGCACAGAAACTGGCGGACCTTCCTGCGCTGTTCCAGGAAGTGGCTGACGCCTGGGCGGACGCGCTGGAAGCCGGTGCGCAGTTCGCCGATATCCAGCAAGCGATCCGCGACCGTGATGTGCCACGCCTCAAGGAACTGTGGAACACCCTGGTGCCACTGTGGGACGACCGCACCTTCTACGACTTCGTCGCCACGTCGAAAGCCTTTGCCAAGCTGTCGTTCCATCACCGCGAAGTGTTTGGCCAGGTAGGTTTCGGCACCGGTGGCTGGGACTCGGACTTCCCCAACTCGATGCTGGAGATCTTCCGCGTCGTCATGACCAACTGTGACGATCATCAACACCTGGTGGTTGGCGGCGTGGAACAGGTGCCACAAGGCATCTGGCGTCATGTGCCGGAGCGTTGCGTGCACTGGCCGCAAGGCACCAGCCTCAAGTCGCTGCATCGCGGCGCACCGCGCTCGGGGGTGAAGAAGATCGCCCACGCCGCAAATGGCCGCTTTGCCGTGACCGACAACAACGGCGACACCCGCGAGTACGCGGCGGTGCTGACCACCTGCCAGAGCTGGCTGCTGACCACCCAGATCGAATGCGACGAAACCCTGTTCTCGCAAAAGATGTGGATGGCCCTGGACCGCACCCGCTACATGCAATCGTCGAAGACCTTCGTGATGGTCGACCGGCCGTTCTGGAAGGACAAGGACCCAGAGACCGGTCGCGACCTGATGAGCATGACCCTCACCGACCGCCTGACCCGTGGCACCTACCTGTTCGATAACGGCGACGACAAACCCGGAGTGATCTGCCTGTCGTACTCGTGGATGAGCGACGCGCTGAAAATGCTCCCGCATCCGGTGGAAAAACGCGTGAAACTGGCACTCGACGCGCTGAAGAAAATCTATCCGAAGGTCGACATCGCCGCGCGGATCATCGGCGACCCGATCACCGTTTCCTGGGAAGCCGACCCGCATTTCCTCGGAGCCTTCAAGGGCGCCCTGCCGGGTCACTATCGCTACAACCAGCGCATGTACGCGCACTTCATGCAGGACGAGATGCCGGCCGAGCAGCGCGGTATCTTCATCGCCGGTGACGACGTTTCGTGGACGCCCGCCTGGGTCGAAGGCGCGGTGCAGACTTCGCTGAATGCCGTGTGGGGCATCATGAAACACTTCGGCGGTGAAACTCACGCCGAGAACCCGGGTCCAGGAGATGTGTTCAACGAGATCGGTCCGATCGCCCTGCCCGAGTAA
- a CDS encoding carbon-nitrogen hydrolase family protein: protein MRVALYQCPPLPLDVAGNLQRLHQLALEAKGADLLVLPEMFLTGYNIGIDAVSVLAEVHNGESAQQIGRIAKAAGMAILYGYPERTEDGQIYNAVQLIDANGERLCNYRKTHLYGDLDRSMFSAGSDDFPLVELNGWKLGLLICYDLEFPENARRLALAGAELILVPTANMIPYDFVADVTVRARAFENQCYVAYANYCGSEGDIQYCGQSSIAAPDGSRAAQAGLDEALIVGELDRQLLNDSSTANRYLIDRRPELYGELNKR from the coding sequence ATGCGCGTAGCCCTTTACCAATGTCCACCGCTACCCCTGGACGTCGCAGGCAACCTGCAACGCCTGCATCAGCTGGCACTGGAGGCCAAGGGCGCCGACCTGCTGGTGCTGCCGGAGATGTTCCTGACCGGTTACAACATCGGCATCGACGCCGTCAGCGTGCTGGCCGAGGTGCATAACGGTGAATCGGCCCAGCAAATCGGGCGTATCGCCAAAGCGGCCGGGATGGCCATTTTGTATGGCTATCCCGAGCGCACCGAGGACGGGCAGATCTACAACGCCGTGCAATTGATCGACGCCAATGGCGAGCGCTTGTGCAACTACCGCAAGACGCACCTGTACGGCGACCTCGACCGCTCGATGTTCAGCGCCGGTAGCGACGACTTCCCGCTGGTGGAACTCAACGGCTGGAAGCTCGGCTTACTGATCTGCTACGACCTGGAGTTTCCGGAGAATGCGCGGCGCCTGGCCCTGGCCGGCGCCGAGCTGATTCTGGTGCCGACGGCCAATATGATTCCCTACGACTTCGTCGCCGACGTCACCGTACGCGCCCGGGCCTTCGAGAATCAGTGTTACGTGGCCTACGCCAATTACTGCGGCAGCGAAGGCGATATCCAGTATTGCGGCCAGAGCAGCATTGCCGCGCCGGATGGCAGCCGCGCCGCCCAGGCGGGTCTGGATGAAGCGTTGATCGTCGGTGAACTGGACCGCCAGTTATTGAACGATTCGAGCACGGCCAATCGCTACCTGATCGACCGCCGGCCCGAGCTTTACGGCGAGCTGAACAAGCGCTGA